The DNA region CCTTGTTGTCGATCGAGACCTTGAACTGGTCGAGGAAGTCGCGCCCGAGGAGCCCGTCCACGCCGTCCTGCTCAATGTCGTGGGAGATCACGGCGAGCTTGCCGACCCTGGCCTGGCCGACCTCGACCGAGTCCACCTGGACGGTGCTGACGCTCGCGGTACCCGTCGCGCCCTTCATCTGCATCGCCTGGCCCGTGCTGAGCACGACGCCCGCCGCGACGAGCACGCGCGGGTTGATCACCGTCCGCTGCGCGCCGGTGTCGAGGAGCAGCCGGACCGACGTGCCGCCGTTCAGCCGCGCCTCCACGACGATCTCCCTGCCCGGCGCGAACTTGATCTCCGTGCCCCCGCCTGCTTTCTCGGGGGGGCCCGCGGCCCCCGGCCCGCCGACGGCGGGCGCTGGCGCCGC from Candidatus Methylomirabilota bacterium includes:
- a CDS encoding retropepsin-like aspartic protease; protein product: AAPAPAVGGPGAAGPPEKAGGGTEIKFAPGREIVVEARLNGGTSVRLLLDTGAQRTVINPRVLVAAGVVLSTGQAMQMKGATGTASVSTVQVDSVEVGQARVGKLAVISHDIEQDGVDGLLGRDFLDQFKVSIDNKEGIVTLSPK